Proteins encoded within one genomic window of Buteo buteo chromosome 30, bButBut1.hap1.1, whole genome shotgun sequence:
- the LOC142025839 gene encoding olfactory receptor 14J1-like: protein MLRAHCGRNLHSPLHVPHAQKKLMSNSSSTTEFLLLAFADTRQMQLVHFWLFLGIYLAALLGNGLIITAIACDHRLHTPMYFFLLNLSLLDLGSISTTVPKSMANSLCDTRAISYWGCAAQVFFFLFLITAEYSLLTIMAYDRYVAICQPLHYGTLLGSRDCVHMAAAAWGSGFLSAVLHTANTFSLPLCQGNAVGQFFCEIPHILKLSCSRSYLREVGLLVLGTCLAFGCFVFILFSYVQIFRAVLRIPSEQGRHKAFSTCLPHLAVVSLFISTGVFDYLKPPSISSPSLDLVLAVLYSVVPPAMNPLLYSMRNQEIKDALRKMMSGCFSEAIN, encoded by the exons ATGCTGAGAGCTCACTGCGGGAGAAatcttcacagccctctgcaTG TGCCTCATGCCCAGAAGAAGCTaatgtccaacagcagctccaccactgagttcctcctcctggcatttgcagacaCGCGGCAGATGCAGCTcgtgcacttctggctcttcctgggcatctacctggctgccctcctgggcaaCGGCCTCATCATCACTGCCATAGCCTGCGACCACCGCCTCCACacccccatgtacttcttcctcctcaacctctccctccttgacctgggctccatctccaccactgtccccaaatccatggCCAATTCCCTGTGCGACACCAGGGCCATCTCCTACTGGGGATGTGCTGCacaggtctttttctttctcttcttgatcACAGCGGAATATTCTCTCCTCACCATCATGGCCTACgaccgctacgttgccatctgccaacccctgcactacgggaccctcctgggcagcagagattgtgtccacatggcagcagctgcctggggcagtgggtttctcagtgctgtgctgcacacggccaatacattttcactaccactctgccaaggcaatgctgtgggccagttcttctgtgaaatcccccacatcctcaagctctcctgctcacgctcctacctcagggaagttgggCTTCTTGTGCTAGGTACCTGTTTAgcatttggttgttttgttttcattcttttctcctatgtgcagatcttcagggccgtgctgaggatcccctctgagcagggacgccacaaagccttttccacgtgcctccctcacctggccGTGGTCTCCCTGTTTATCAGCACTGGTGTATTTGACTACTTGAAgcccccttccatctcctccccatccctcgaTCTGGTGTTGGCAGTTCTGTACTCGGTGGTGCCTCCAGCAATGAACCCCCTCCTCTACAGCATGAGGAACCAGGAGATCAAGGATGCCCTGAGGAAAATGATGAGCGggtgcttttcagaagcaattaactga
- the LOC142025754 gene encoding olfactory receptor 14A16-like, whose amino-acid sequence MLRAHCGRNLHSPLHVPHAQKKRMSNSSSITEFLLLAFADTRQLQLVHFWLFLGIYLAALLGNGLIITTVACDHRLHTPMYFFLLNLSLLDLGSISTTVPKSMANSLCDTRAISYWGCAAQVFFFLFLITAEYSLLTIMAYDRYVAICQPLQYGTLLGSRACVHMAAAAWGSGFLNAVLHTANTFSLPLCKGNAVGQFFCEIPHILKLSCSRSYLREVGLVVLSACLAFGCFVFILFSYVQIFRAVLRIPSEQGQHKAFSTCLPHLAVVSLFISTGVFAYLKPPSISSPSLDLVVAVVYSVVPPAMNPLLYSMRNQEIKDALRKMMSGCFSEAIN is encoded by the exons ATGCTGAGAGCTCACTGCGGGAGAAatcttcacagccctctgcaTG TGCCCCATGCCCAGAAGAAGCGaatgtccaacagcagctccatcaccgagttcctcctcctggcatttgcagacaCACGGCAGCTGCAGCTcgtgcacttctggctcttcctgggcatctacctggctgccctcctgggcaaCGGCCTCATCATCACCACTGTAGCCTGCGACCACCGCCTCCACacccccatgtacttcttcctcctcaacctctccctcctcgacctgggctccatctccaccactgtccccaaatccatggCCAATTCCCTGTGCGACACCAGGGCCATCTCCTACTGGGGATGTGCTGCacaggtctttttctttctcttcttgatcACAGCGGAATATTCTCTCCTCACCATCATGGCCTACgaccgctacgttgccatctgcCAACCCCTGCAAtacgggaccctcctgggcagcagagcttgtgtccacatggcagcagctgcctggggcagtgggtttcTCAATGCTGTCCTGCACACGGCCAATACATTTTCGCTACCACTCTGCAAGGGCAATGCTGTGggccagttcttctgtgaaatcccccacatcctcaagctctcctgctcacgCTCCTACCTCAGGGAAGTAGGCCTTGTTGTGCTTAGTGCCTGTTTAGcctttggttgttttgttttcattcttttctcctatgtgcagatcttcagggctgtgctgaggatcccctctgagcagggacagcacaaagccttttccacgtgcctccctcacctggccGTGGTCTCCCTGTTTATCAGCACTGGAGTGTTTGcctacctgaagcccccctccatctcttccccatccctcgATCTGGTGGTGGCAGTTGTGTACTCGGTGGTGCCTCCAGCAATGAACCCCCTCCTCTACAGCATGAGGAACCAGGAGATCAAGGATGCCCTGAGGAAAATGATGAGCGggtgcttttcagaagcaattaactga
- the LOC142025780 gene encoding olfactory receptor 14A16-like — protein MSNSSSSTEFLLLAFMDTRQLQLVHFWLFLGIYLAALLANGLIITAVACDHRLHTPMYFFLLNLSLLDLGSISTTLPKSMANSLWDSRTISYRGCAAQVFFFFFCATAEYSLLTIMAYDRYVAVCQPLHYGTLLGSRACVHMAAAAWGSGFLNAVLHTANTFSLALCQGNAVGQFFCEIPQILKLSCSRSYLREVGLLVLGACLAFGCFVFILFSYVQIFRAVLRIPSEQGRHKAFSTCLPHLAVVSLFISTAVFAYLKPPSISSPSLNLVMAVLYSVVPPAVNPLLYSMRNQEIKDALRKTMSGCFSEAINFRFAEHS, from the coding sequence atgtccaacagcagctccagcaccgAGTTCCTCCTCCTTGCATTCATGGACACGCGACAGCTGCAGCTcgtgcacttctggctcttcctgggcatctacctggctgccctcctggccAACGGCCTCATCATCACTGCCGTAGCCTGCGACCACCGCCTCCACacccccatgtacttcttcctcctcaacctctccctcctcgacctgggctccatctccaccactcTCCCCAAATCCATGGCCAATTCCCTGTGGGACAGCAGGACCATCTCCTACAGGGGGTGTGCTgcacaggtcttttttttctttttctgtgctacaGCCGAGTACTCTCTCCTCACCATCATGGCCTACGACCGCTACGTTGCCGTCTGCCAACCCCTGCActacgggaccctcctgggcagcagagcttgtgtccacatggcagcagctgcctggggcagtgggtttctcaatgctgtgctgcacacggccaatacattttcactagCACTCTGTCAGGGCAATGCTGTGggccagttcttctgtgaaatcccccagatcctcaagctctcctgctcacgctcctacctcagggaagttgggCTTCTTGTGCTAGGTGCCTGTTTAgcatttggttgttttgttttcattcttttctcctatgtgcagatcttcagggccgtgctgaggatcccctctgagcagggacgccacaaagccttttccacgtgcctccctcacctggccGTGGTCTCCCTGTTTATCAGCACTGCAGTGTTTGCCTACttgaagcccccctccatctcctccccatccctcaaCCTGGTGATGGCAGTTCTGTACTCGGTGGTGCCTCCAGCAGTGAACCCCCTCCTCTACAGCATGAGGAACCAGGAGATCAAGGATGCCCTGAGGAAAACGATGAGCGggtgcttttcagaagcaattaacTTTCGTTTTGCAGAGCACTCCTAA